The Thalassotalea sediminis genome includes the window TTGACCAAGCAAAAGAAAAAATTGTTGAGCCTTATCCAGATTTAATATTATTAGATTGGATGCTGCCTGGTGGCTCTGGCGTTAAATTAGCCAAGACGCTTAAGCAGAATGAATATACACGCACAATACCAATTATTATGTTAACCGCTCGCGCGGATGAAGAAGACAAAGTTAAAGGCTTTGATGTTGGTGTTGATGATTATGTTACTAAGCCATTCTCACCTAAAGAACTAATTGCACGTATTAAAGCCGTTATTCGTCGTGTTGCTCCTACAGCACTAGAAGAAGCGATTGAATTTCATGGTATGAAACTTGATCCAGTTGCTCATCGCGTGTCGATTAATGACAAAAATATAGATTTAGGTCCTACTGAATTTCGCTTATTGCATTTCTTTATGACACACACAGAACGTGTTTATAGTCGAGAGCAGCTATTAGATAACGTATGGGGTACTAACGTATACGTTGAAGATAGAACTGTAGATGTTCACATTAGACGCTTAAGAAAAGCGATTGCAGGTGCAGGACATGAAGACTTTATTCAGACAGTACGAGGATCAGGGTATCGATTCTCAGGTAAAATAAAATTGAGTGTTTAATTAATATATATGTATTCTAGTCTATCAGCTAAAGCGATTTTCGCTCGCCTTTTTATTGCTTTAGCTATTAGCTACTTGCTAGGTCTGCTTTTCGGCGTGGCATTTATGGTTGTTGCTTTTACGGCAATTGCCTTGTTAGTTTGGCATTACCACCATTTAGTTAAGTTAATGACGTGGCTTTGGGTAAGTAAAAGTTTATCTCCGCCAACGGCAAACGGCTTGTGGGGGCGGATCTATGATGGTTTATATCGTATTATACGTAAGCATAGGCTCAAACAAAAAAGACTAAACGATAAAGTGCGTCAATTTAGGGATGGTGCAGAAGCGTTACCTGATGCCGCGCTTGTATTATCGTCAGATTTAACTATTCAATGGGGAAATAAAAAAGCGCAACGCATCTTGGGTGTTCGCTGGCCCGGCGATGTTGGCCAACGCATTGATAACCTTATTCGCTTTCCAGAATTTGCTCGATATATTGAAGAGGGTAACTTTGAACTTCCTTGCCATATACCTTCGCCTATAAACACAGAATTAATGATCGAGTTGAGGTTAATCGCGTATGGTGCAGATCAAGTGCTATTTCTTGCTCGAGATATTAGTAAAATTCATCGTTTAGAGGAAATGCGTCGAGACTTTGTCGCAAATGTGTCACATGAGCTTAAAACACCTTTGACGGTAATGCGTGGTTATGTCGAAATGGTGCAGATGACTGAAAGCAGCTTAGACCCTTATTGGCAGAAGGCGTTTTCAACCATGGAAACACAAGTGTCAAGGATGGATAGACTCGTCGAGCAATTACTGATCTTATCTCGTGTTGAAGTCAGCACTGAGGAAGAAGAAAAACAACTTGTAGACATGCCAAAATTGATTAGTGCGCTAATCGAAGATGCTAAATGGTTAAATCAAGAGAAGTCGCACATTCTAACAAGTGAAATAGATAACGCGCTTGCCATCGAAGGAATAGACAATGAACTTAAGAGCGCTTGTTCAAATTTAATTTCTAATGCAATAGCCTATACACCTGCCGGAGGAAATATCCATGTTTCTTGGGGTAAAGAAGGCAATAAAGCGAAGTTTTCTGTAAAAGATGATGGACCAGGTATTCGCCCTGAGCATGTAAATCGAATAACGGAACGTTTTTTTCGTGTCGATAAATCACGTTCACGAAACACTGGTGGGTCAGGTTTAGGATTAGCGATTGTAAAACATGTGCTTAATCATCATCATGCAGAATTAGCCATTAATAGTCAGTGGGGTAAAGGTAGCGAGTTTATTATCTACTTTGAACCCAAATGCATTCGCTTCATAGATAATTAACGAAACGTTCATCAAGTTAACCTACAACAATAAAATTATTGATATAACTTCATGCGAAATAAGTATGACTTTTATCATGTCGTTTTTATGACAAATATTTGAATGTTGTCATATAAGTGTCACATACCTTAAATATAATTGTCATATTAGCTTTATATAGTGTTCACAATTATTCGATACGTAAATACTCTCATTGGAGAAAAATATGAATTTTAAACGTGCTTTAAGCGCTATTAGTCTTGCAAGTTTAGTGAGCTTTTCAGCCGCTGCAATTGATAAAGACTTACCGGAATATAATAAGGTTAGTGGTATTTCAGGTAATCTGTCTTCTGTAGGTTCAGATACTCTAGCAAACATGATGACATTTTGGGCGGAAGAGTTTAAACGTACTTACCCAAACGTTAACGTTCAAATTCAAGCTGCTGGTTCTTCTACTGCACCCCCTGCTTTAACGGAAGGAACGTCAAATTTAGGCCCAATGAGTCGAAAAATGAAGTCTCGCGAGATTGAGGCTTTCGAAAAACGTTATAGTTATAAGCCTGTAGCTGTTCGTGTTGCCATAGATGCGTTGGCGGTATTTGTACATAAAGATAACCCTATTAAGGGATTACGCATTGATCAAGTAGATGCGATTTTTTCAAGCAACCGTAAATGTGGTGCGTTAACTGATGCAGATCGTTGGGGTGACCTAGGGTTAACAGGTGATTGGACGGGTAAAGATATCCAATTATATGGTCGCAATTCAGTATCAGGCACATATGGGTACTTTAAGAAGAAAGCACTTTGTAAGGGTGATTTTAAGAACAGTGTTAATGAACAACCTGGTTCTGCATCAGTTGTTCAGTCGGTATCTGCTTCATTAAATGGTATTGGTTATTCTGGTATTGGTTATAAAACATCAGGCGTACGCGCATTACCACTGGCAAAGAAAGGTGATAACTTTGTAGAAGCGACGATGGAAAATGCGATTAATAAGAAGTACCCATTATCTCGCTTTTTATATGTGTATGTTAATAAACACCCAAACAAACCTTTAGCGCCTATGGATGCTGAATTTTTGAAAATGATTTTATCAAAAACAGGTCAAAAAATTGTTGAAAAAGATGGATATATTCCATTACCTGCAGCAGTAGTTGAGAAAGAATACAAAAAACTTGGTTTATTATAACGATAAGTTTTTCTCAAAAAAGCCCGCGGTTGCGGGCTTTTTTGAGAAAAAACAGTCTTAAAAATATGAACATTAAAATGATGTGCTTTTGTAATTAAGGTGATGTCTTAATGATCAGCGTAATATTGACTGCTGATAAAGCTTGTTGTTCGTAAAATAACTCTGTACTGATAATAGGGCGTTCGATTAACCAGCGTTTGTCTATTGTGGCTTCAAGTACATTGTCTTTTGCTGTAATTGATAACTGTTGCTCCTCTTCTGAATGTCGTTGTTGATTCAGTAACACGCTAAAGCGTAATAGTGCGCAAAGTTTATGTAATGCTTGATGATCTAACATATAGCCATCATCAAGGTTAAGCGGGGTAATCTTTTTACGCTGATTACCAACTAGCCAAGCTAGCGCAAATTGCTGTTCTTGATTGAAGCCAGCCATATCAGCTTGTTCTATAATGTATTTTCCATGCTTATGATAACCTGAAGTGTTTATATCTATACCCAATTCATGTAGCACTGCCGCAAATTTTAGCAGTTCGTGGTAAATGGGTTTATTCACTTGCCAAGGTTCAGCAACATGCTGGTATAAGTGTAACGCTTGTGATCTTACGTTTTCAGCTTGTTGGGTATCGATATTAAAACGCGTAATAAAGCTTTCTACCGTGCGTTGCCTTACATTGTTGTGTTGCAAGTTATCGAGTTGCTCGAACAGTACCCCTTCACGCAAAGCGTACTGACAAAACCCTAGCTCTTTTATCTCCAAACAACGCATTATTGCGATCAATACAGCAACACCAGAGCAAATGACATTTCTACGACTTTCTTTGAGTGTTGGTAAATCGATGTCAGCAACGTGCTTAAACGTTAGTAATCGTTTTTGTAGCTGCTCAACCTCAGATAGGCTAATCGGCTGATTGAATTCATTTTCTGCATTAATGATTTTGGTGATCGCTTTAATAGTACCTGAAGTACCTAGTGCATGCTGCCAGCCGGTTTTTTTAAATCGCTTTACGATACTGTCTACTTGATGGCTAGCACTTTGAATCGCGTTATTAAATGCGCGTTCAGTAATGACTCCATCCGCAAAAAATGCTTGTTGGTAGCTGACACATCCTAAATTTAAACTATCAAGTTTTTTTATTTGGTGTGCTTGGCCAATAATACATTCGGTACTGCCACCACCAATATCAATAATGAGCTGTTGCTCATTTGTTTGTCTGTGATGGGCAACACCTTGGTATATTAATCTTGCTTCTTCATGACCAGAAATGATTTCTATGGTAAATGGAAACACTTTCGATGCAGCCTTAAGAAACTGATCTGCATTTTTGGCTTGCCTTAGTGTATATGTAGCGACGGCGCGAAAGTTATCCTGTTCAATATGTCGTGTACTCGTGGCAAGTTTTTCAAGTGCAAGTAGGCCTCTATCCATTGCTTCTTCGGACAGGTTTAATTGTTCATCTAGACCTTGGGCAAGTTGCACACGATATTTCTCAGCGTGCAAAATTTGAATATTCTGATCAATGTGCCGTGCTAAGACAAAATGAAAACTGTTAGAACCAATATCCAAAGCAGCAAGATACTCAGCATTTTTTTCATCTTCAGGCGTTATCATTGTGTTGTTAATTTTCTGACTGTATCAGTTTCATTTTGTCATTATTTTCTTGTTCAGCCAAATAATGATAGATAAGAATTTGTGACCTTATTGGTTTTTTTCTACCTTGTTTTACGTAACAGTTATCTTGATGCTCGTTAATGAGTCGTGCTTTTTGGTTATCTTTTAGCTGAATATTAATAATATCGATAATACGTTTTTTTAATACTGGGTCATAAATTGGACAGGCGACTTCAACACGTTGATCAATGTTGCGCTCCATCCAATCTGCAGAACTAATGTATAGGCTTTTAGCGCCATTGTTATGAAAGATCATCACGCGAGGGTGCTCTAAAAACCTATCGACAATAGAAATAGCATGAATATTCTCGCTCATGCCTTTCTTTCCTGGAATTAGTGAACACATACCACGAACAATAATATCAATTTTTACCCCAGCATTACTTGCAGCATAAAGCTTATTGATCAACCCTGTATCAACTAAGTTATTAACTTTAAGCGTAATTCTCGCTTTTTTATTATTGTTGGCAAATTCTATTTCATTATCAATTAGTTGATATAAACGTCGACGTGATGTTAGTGGAGAAACGATGAGATGATTGAAACGAAAGCGTTTGTAACTATGGGCGATAAACGAAAAAACATTATCGACTTCTTGTGTGATCTCTCGATGATGCGTAAATAATGAAAAGTCTGTATATATACGAGCATTTTTTTCATGG containing:
- the phoB gene encoding phosphate regulon transcriptional regulator PhoB yields the protein MNRQILVVEDEAPIREMITFVLEQNGFNAIEAEDFDQAKEKIVEPYPDLILLDWMLPGGSGVKLAKTLKQNEYTRTIPIIMLTARADEEDKVKGFDVGVDDYVTKPFSPKELIARIKAVIRRVAPTALEEAIEFHGMKLDPVAHRVSINDKNIDLGPTEFRLLHFFMTHTERVYSREQLLDNVWGTNVYVEDRTVDVHIRRLRKAIAGAGHEDFIQTVRGSGYRFSGKIKLSV
- the phoR gene encoding phosphate regulon sensor histidine kinase PhoR, coding for MYSSLSAKAIFARLFIALAISYLLGLLFGVAFMVVAFTAIALLVWHYHHLVKLMTWLWVSKSLSPPTANGLWGRIYDGLYRIIRKHRLKQKRLNDKVRQFRDGAEALPDAALVLSSDLTIQWGNKKAQRILGVRWPGDVGQRIDNLIRFPEFARYIEEGNFELPCHIPSPINTELMIELRLIAYGADQVLFLARDISKIHRLEEMRRDFVANVSHELKTPLTVMRGYVEMVQMTESSLDPYWQKAFSTMETQVSRMDRLVEQLLILSRVEVSTEEEEKQLVDMPKLISALIEDAKWLNQEKSHILTSEIDNALAIEGIDNELKSACSNLISNAIAYTPAGGNIHVSWGKEGNKAKFSVKDDGPGIRPEHVNRITERFFRVDKSRSRNTGGSGLGLAIVKHVLNHHHAELAINSQWGKGSEFIIYFEPKCIRFIDN
- a CDS encoding PstS family phosphate ABC transporter substrate-binding protein, translating into MNFKRALSAISLASLVSFSAAAIDKDLPEYNKVSGISGNLSSVGSDTLANMMTFWAEEFKRTYPNVNVQIQAAGSSTAPPALTEGTSNLGPMSRKMKSREIEAFEKRYSYKPVAVRVAIDALAVFVHKDNPIKGLRIDQVDAIFSSNRKCGALTDADRWGDLGLTGDWTGKDIQLYGRNSVSGTYGYFKKKALCKGDFKNSVNEQPGSASVVQSVSASLNGIGYSGIGYKTSGVRALPLAKKGDNFVEATMENAINKKYPLSRFLYVYVNKHPNKPLAPMDAEFLKMILSKTGQKIVEKDGYIPLPAAVVEKEYKKLGLL
- a CDS encoding Ppx/GppA phosphatase family protein: MITPEDEKNAEYLAALDIGSNSFHFVLARHIDQNIQILHAEKYRVQLAQGLDEQLNLSEEAMDRGLLALEKLATSTRHIEQDNFRAVATYTLRQAKNADQFLKAASKVFPFTIEIISGHEEARLIYQGVAHHRQTNEQQLIIDIGGGSTECIIGQAHQIKKLDSLNLGCVSYQQAFFADGVITERAFNNAIQSASHQVDSIVKRFKKTGWQHALGTSGTIKAITKIINAENEFNQPISLSEVEQLQKRLLTFKHVADIDLPTLKESRRNVICSGVAVLIAIMRCLEIKELGFCQYALREGVLFEQLDNLQHNNVRQRTVESFITRFNIDTQQAENVRSQALHLYQHVAEPWQVNKPIYHELLKFAAVLHELGIDINTSGYHKHGKYIIEQADMAGFNQEQQFALAWLVGNQRKKITPLNLDDGYMLDHQALHKLCALLRFSVLLNQQRHSEEEQQLSITAKDNVLEATIDKRWLIERPIISTELFYEQQALSAVNITLIIKTSP